The segment GCCCTGCTTGTCGCGCATCCATTTGGCGAACACTTCGAAATGCGCCTGAATACGCTCGCGCGCCTCTTCGCGCATGATATCTCCAACCCCGATCCAGTGGTTGAATTCATCTGGCGGAATCACCGACAGAATGGCCACGCCGCCGCCGGTGCGGGCAGCGCGCATCGCGGCGAACCGCATCGCATTGAGGCATTCGCGGCTGTCATCCAGCACAACGAGGAACTTGCGCATATTTTTCAGTCTCCCTTGGACGGGATCATGGCGCAGGGGACATTCCGGCGCAAGAGAGCCGTGACCGGACGTCCCATTCAGGCAGATTTGACTTGCTATGTGCGCGCGGTTCCTTATTGCAGAAGCAAAGCCACAAAACGAGCAGTGTATGACCTTTCAAAACGTGACGATGCGGCCCTCTGAGCAGCCAACAGGGACCGTACCTAGTGATGCCCGCGACTGGATCAAGATTCTGTCCGCCTATCGCGCGCCCAATCTGCGGCGCAGCCTTTGGGAACTGGCCGCGAGTCTGGTGCCGTTTCTGGCACTCTGGGTGCTGGCATATGGCGCTTTGCAGGTTTGGGCCCCGCTTGCGGTGGTTGTGGCGCTGTTCAACGGCATGTTTCTGTTGCGGTTGTTTGCGATTCAGCATGATTGCGGCCATGGCGCGTTTCT is part of the Puniceibacterium sp. IMCC21224 genome and harbors:
- a CDS encoding universal stress protein, with the protein product MRKFLVVLDDSRECLNAMRFAAMRAARTGGGVAILSVIPPDEFNHWIGVGDIMREEARERIQAHFEVFAKWMRDKQGVDPELVIREGESVSEIIEQVRDDPEIGVLVLGAGTDKKGPGPLVTQMTRSAGSLPIPITIVPGDLSKERLEAIT